One part of the Salmo salar chromosome ssa28, Ssal_v3.1, whole genome shotgun sequence genome encodes these proteins:
- the LOC123731459 gene encoding SUN domain-containing protein 1-like, which yields MLSMRIVPSLEHIPKALLPTGTISSAPRQFTVYGLDDEYQEEGKLLGSYTYQDDEDALQTYPVTEENDKAYQIIEVRVLSNWGHPEYTCLYRIRVHGQPSVN from the exons ATGCTTTCCATGAGGATCGTGCCCTCATTGGAACACATCCCCAAAGCCCTGTTGCCAACAGGCACCATCAGCAGCGCCCCGCGCCAGTTTACCGTCTAT GGTCTGGATGATGAGTACCAGGAGGAGGGTAAGTTACTGGGCAGCTACACCTACCAGGATGATGAGGATGCTCTACAGACTTATCCTGTCACC GAGGAGAATGATAAAGCCTATCAGATCATTGAGGTTCGGGTGCTGTCCAACTGGGGTCACCCGGAGTACACCTGCCTGTACCGCATCAGAGTGCACGGTCAGCCCAGTGTCAACTGA